The genomic DNA AGCCCCAGCCCCCAGGTAAGGGATGTTTTAGAACGTCGGGGTACACAGTTACCTGGTAGTCGTAGGTAGGTTTGATAGATACCCGGATTATTGAATAATTTGGTTGATACTCCCCAGCCCTAAGGGGACGGGGATTATTGAATATTCCACAAACGAACTTTCAAAGGCGCAATCAAAGCACCTCTGCTGACTCCATCAAGATTGATACTTAATTTTGCCGATACTTTTCTTAGAATATTGCTTGCACCATTGCGGTCAGCATTAATTCTAAATCCGTCCTTAGAACGATATAAACCACGCTTAACTCGTTTGCCTAATGCTTGCCACCCTTTGGAGTTTTCACCAAATGTATGTAGCTCATCACGGTCTAAAAAACTAGCTTTTGATGTATAGCTTTCTTTAGTTTCAATAAAACCTATTCCGTATTGTTCACATAACTGTTCAATACGATTTTTTAATTTATAGCACTTTCCGCTATTATGAGGTACACCCTTGGCGGGCAAGATGCCCACCCCACAAAAGTTTTGTCATTTATGTCTGTACCTTATTGGTATGAAATCTGCTGTATGAATACTAATTTACCCTCCCTAAAAGTTAAAGATATAGGTGAACAAGGTTTATTAAAAATAATACAATCCTTCTGTCCCGCAGATATCATCGGTGATGATGCAGCAGTATTAACCACAACTCCACAAAAATCCTTAGTTGTCACCACAGATATGCTAATAGATGGAGTGCATTTTAGTGATGTTACCACCTCCCCAGAGGATGCAGGATGGCGTGCTGCGGCGGCTAATTTATCAGATTTAGCAGCTATGGGTGCTTTTCCCTTGGGTATAACCGTAGGATTGGGTTTGCCAGGGGATTTAAGCGTTGCATGGATAGAAAAACTCTATCAAGGCATAACAGAATGTCTGCAAAAGTATAATGTATCAATAGTTGGTGGTGATATCGTGCGATCGCCTATCACTACCCTATCCATTACCGCCTTTGGTGAAGTTAAACCCGATTTGATCATTCGTCGTTCCACAGCACAGATTGGAGATACAATCATCGTTACAGGTATTCACGGTGCATCCCGCGCTGGCTTAGAACTGCTCTTAAATCCCGAAATAGCTCAAAACCTCAAAACCACAGAAAAGACAGCCTTAATAGCCGCCCATCAACGTCCCATACCACGTTTAGATGTCCTACCCATCATTGAAGAAATCCTACTCCCCATCTCCCCATCTTCCCATCTCCTCATTTCTGGCATGGATA from Okeanomitos corallinicola TIOX110 includes the following:
- a CDS encoding zinc ribbon domain-containing protein codes for the protein MGILPAKGVPHNSGKCYKLKNRIEQLCEQYGIGFIETKESYTSKASFLDRDELHTFGENSKGWQALGKRVKRGLYRSKDGFRINADRNGASNILRKVSAKLSINLDGVSRGALIAPLKVRLWNIQ
- the thiL gene encoding thiamine-phosphate kinase, which encodes MNTNLPSLKVKDIGEQGLLKIIQSFCPADIIGDDAAVLTTTPQKSLVVTTDMLIDGVHFSDVTTSPEDAGWRAAAANLSDLAAMGAFPLGITVGLGLPGDLSVAWIEKLYQGITECLQKYNVSIVGGDIVRSPITTLSITAFGEVKPDLIIRRSTAQIGDTIIVTGIHGASRAGLELLLNPEIAQNLKTTEKTALIAAHQRPIPRLDVLPIIEEILLPISPSSHLLISGMDSSDGLADAVLQICRASGVGAILEQSKISVPSAFNHWLTPEQSLNYALYGGEDFELVLCLPPKTASALVEKLGTGAAIIGTITPGSEVNLKHENAKIPNQVLTLSQGFQHFS